In Streptomyces sp. DG2A-72, one genomic interval encodes:
- a CDS encoding polynucleotide kinase-phosphatase, with translation MTETRTGRTLPVTDLSLVVLIGASGSGKSTFARRNFKPTEVISSDFCRGLVSDDEDDQSATRDAFDVLHYIAGKRLAAGRRTVVDATSVQSDARRQLVELARQYDVLPIAIVLDVPEEVCAERNAARSDRADMPRRVIQRHTRELRRSLRHLEREGFRKVHILRGVEEVENASIVTEKRFNDLTHLTGPFDIIGDIHGCASELDSLLGKLGYADGVHPDGRTAVFVGDLVDRGPDSPGVLRRVMSMVGSGNALCVPGNHENKYGRYLKGRKVQHTHGLAETIEQMEGQSDEFLAEVREFIDGLVSHYVLDGGRLVVCHAGLPEKYHGRTSGRVRSHALYGDTTGETDEFGLPVRYPWAEDYRGRAAVVYGHTPVPEATWLNNTICLDTGAVFGGKLTALRWPERELVDVPAERVWYEPTKPLRTEAPGGAAFYWSGGGRPLDLADVQGRRVVETRHQGRVSVREENAAAALEVMSRFAVDPRLLPYLPPTMAPTATSHIDGYLEHPAEAFAQYREDDVERVVCEEKHMGSRAVALVCRDAEAARKRFGVDGPTGSLYTRTGRPFFDDGSVTESVLDWVRAAVTQAGLWDELETDWLLLDAELMPWSLKASGLLRSQYAAVGAASGAVFPGALAALEGAAARGVEVADLLARQRERAADAAAFTESYRRYCWTTDGLAGVRLAPFQILAVQGRSLADLPHDQQLTLLDRLVEHDTTGLLQTTRRLYVDTADPESVQAGVDWWLEMTGRGGEGMVVKPVGAVVRSSQGRLVQPGIKCRGREYLRIIYGPEYTRPENLARLRSRFLNHKRSLAIREYALGLEALDRLAEGEPLWRVHEAVFGVLALESEPVDPRL, from the coding sequence ATGACCGAGACCCGCACGGGACGCACCCTGCCCGTCACCGACCTCTCCCTCGTGGTGCTCATCGGCGCCTCCGGCTCGGGCAAGTCCACCTTCGCCCGCCGGAACTTCAAGCCCACCGAGGTCATCTCCTCCGACTTCTGCCGCGGCCTGGTCTCCGACGACGAGGACGACCAGTCCGCCACCCGTGACGCCTTCGACGTCCTGCACTACATCGCGGGCAAGCGCCTCGCCGCAGGCCGTCGTACGGTCGTCGACGCGACCAGCGTGCAGTCGGACGCCCGGCGCCAGCTGGTCGAGCTGGCCCGGCAGTACGACGTGCTGCCCATAGCCATCGTGCTCGACGTGCCCGAAGAGGTGTGCGCCGAGCGCAACGCCGCCCGCAGCGACCGCGCCGACATGCCGCGCCGGGTCATCCAGCGCCACACCCGCGAACTCCGCCGCTCCCTACGGCACTTGGAGCGCGAGGGCTTCCGCAAGGTGCACATCCTCCGGGGTGTCGAGGAGGTCGAGAACGCGTCGATCGTCACCGAGAAGCGGTTCAACGACCTGACCCACCTCACCGGCCCCTTCGACATCATCGGCGACATCCACGGCTGCGCCTCCGAACTGGACTCCCTGCTCGGCAAGTTGGGCTACGCCGACGGCGTCCACCCCGACGGCCGTACGGCGGTCTTCGTCGGCGACCTCGTCGACCGCGGCCCGGACAGCCCGGGCGTGCTGCGCCGCGTGATGTCGATGGTCGGCTCCGGGAACGCACTGTGCGTGCCGGGCAACCACGAGAACAAGTACGGCCGCTACCTGAAAGGCCGCAAGGTCCAGCACACGCACGGACTGGCGGAAACCATCGAGCAGATGGAGGGGCAGTCGGACGAATTCCTCGCCGAGGTAAGGGAGTTCATCGACGGCCTGGTCAGCCACTACGTCCTCGACGGCGGCCGGCTCGTCGTCTGCCACGCCGGACTGCCGGAGAAGTACCACGGCCGCACCTCCGGGCGGGTGCGCTCGCACGCGCTGTACGGCGACACCACCGGCGAGACGGACGAGTTCGGGCTGCCGGTGCGCTACCCGTGGGCCGAGGACTACCGGGGCCGGGCGGCGGTGGTCTACGGCCACACTCCCGTGCCCGAGGCCACCTGGCTCAACAACACCATCTGCCTCGACACCGGCGCCGTCTTCGGCGGCAAGCTGACCGCGCTGCGCTGGCCGGAGCGGGAACTGGTCGACGTACCGGCGGAGCGGGTCTGGTACGAGCCGACCAAGCCGCTGCGGACCGAGGCGCCCGGCGGAGCTGCATTTTATTGGTCAGGGGGCGGCCGGCCGCTCGACCTTGCCGACGTGCAGGGGCGCAGGGTGGTCGAGACCCGGCACCAGGGCCGTGTCTCGGTCCGCGAGGAGAACGCGGCCGCGGCCCTGGAGGTCATGAGCCGTTTCGCCGTCGACCCGCGGCTGCTGCCGTACCTGCCGCCGACCATGGCACCGACGGCCACCTCGCACATCGACGGCTACTTGGAGCATCCGGCCGAGGCCTTCGCGCAGTACCGGGAGGACGACGTCGAGCGGGTCGTGTGCGAGGAGAAGCACATGGGTTCGCGTGCGGTGGCGCTGGTGTGCCGGGACGCGGAGGCGGCGCGGAAGCGGTTCGGGGTGGATGGCCCCACCGGCTCCCTCTACACCCGTACCGGACGGCCGTTCTTCGACGACGGTTCGGTGACGGAGTCGGTTCTGGACTGGGTCCGGGCCGCCGTGACCCAGGCCGGCCTGTGGGACGAGCTGGAGACGGACTGGCTGCTGCTCGACGCCGAGTTGATGCCGTGGTCGCTGAAGGCGTCCGGCCTGCTGCGGTCGCAGTACGCGGCCGTGGGCGCCGCGTCCGGGGCGGTGTTCCCGGGCGCGCTCGCCGCGCTGGAGGGTGCGGCGGCGCGGGGCGTGGAGGTGGCGGACCTGCTGGCGCGGCAGCGCGAACGGGCCGCGGACGCCGCCGCGTTCACGGAGTCGTACCGCCGCTACTGCTGGACCACGGACGGCCTCGCCGGCGTCCGCCTGGCCCCGTTCCAGATCCTCGCCGTGCAGGGCCGCAGCCTCGCGGACCTGCCGCACGACCAGCAGCTCACCCTGCTCGACCGCCTTGTCGAGCACGACACGACCGGGCTGCTGCAGACCACCCGCCGGCTGTACGTCGACACCGCCGACCCGGAGTCGGTGCAGGCGGGCGTCGACTGGTGGCTGGAGATGACGGGGCGCGGCGGCGAGGGCATGGTCGTCAAGCCGGTCGGGGCAGTTGTGCGCAGTTCCCAGGGCCGCCTGGTGCAGCCCGGCATCAAGTGCCGGGGCCGTGAGTACCTGCGGATCATCTACGGTCCCGAATACACGCGCCCCGAGAACCTCGCCCGTCTCCGCTCCCGCTTCCTCAACCACAAGCGCTCCCTCGCGATCCGCGAGTACGCGCTGGGCCTGGAGGCACTGGACCGGCTGGCGGAGGGCGAGCCGCTGTGGCGGGTGCACGAGGCGGTGTTCGGGGTGCTGGCGCTGGAGTCGGAG
- a CDS encoding DoxX family protein, with amino-acid sequence MSIAYVVLAIVLSLVLVASGRAKLVRDEKITEGMRKIGVPDSWLPRLAALEIAGALGLIGGIFYRPLGIAAAIGAVLYFIGAVITHLRAGDAKGAPVPTVLILLSAAPLPLGIATL; translated from the coding sequence GTGTCCATCGCCTATGTCGTCCTCGCGATCGTCCTGTCCCTCGTGCTCGTCGCTTCCGGCCGGGCCAAGCTCGTCCGCGACGAGAAGATCACCGAGGGGATGCGCAAGATCGGCGTCCCGGACAGCTGGCTGCCGCGCCTCGCCGCCCTGGAGATCGCCGGGGCCCTCGGCCTGATCGGCGGCATCTTCTACCGCCCGCTCGGCATCGCCGCCGCCATCGGCGCGGTGCTCTACTTCATCGGCGCGGTCATCACGCATCTGCGCGCAGGCGACGCCAAGGGTGCGCCCGTCCCGACGGTGCTGATCCTGCTCTCCGCCGCCCCGCTGCCGCTCGGCATCGCCACGCTCTGA
- a CDS encoding DsbA family protein, with protein sequence MSTTPVDFWFDPLCPWTWTTSRWLLEVAGQRDLEIHWQVMSLAVLNEGRLDQIPEEFHELLGPKGLRPVRVLAAVGQKSGTEAVGRLYTELGIRFHERGRTPDLDTITEALSAAGLPADLVSHADSEAYDVEVRASHQRGQDQVGEESGSPIIGVPGASGDRVAFFGPIVTPIPRGETAVRLWDATLLAASVPGFAELKRARAGEKP encoded by the coding sequence ATGTCCACGACCCCGGTCGACTTCTGGTTCGACCCGCTGTGCCCCTGGACCTGGACGACGTCCCGCTGGCTGCTGGAGGTGGCGGGGCAGCGGGACCTGGAGATCCACTGGCAGGTGATGAGCCTCGCCGTCCTCAATGAGGGCCGGCTCGACCAGATCCCGGAGGAATTCCACGAGTTGCTCGGCCCGAAGGGCCTGCGCCCGGTCCGGGTGCTCGCAGCGGTCGGCCAGAAGTCCGGAACCGAGGCCGTCGGCCGTCTCTACACCGAGCTCGGCATCCGCTTCCACGAGCGGGGCCGTACCCCGGACCTGGACACCATCACCGAGGCCCTGTCCGCCGCCGGCCTCCCCGCGGACCTCGTCTCGCACGCCGACTCCGAGGCGTACGACGTCGAAGTCCGCGCCTCCCACCAGCGCGGCCAGGACCAGGTCGGCGAGGAGTCCGGCAGCCCGATCATCGGCGTGCCCGGCGCGTCGGGCGACCGGGTTGCCTTCTTCGGTCCGATCGTCACACCGATCCCGCGCGGCGAGACGGCCGTCCGCCTCTGGGACGCCACCCTCCTCGCCGCCTCCGTCCCGGGCTTCGCGGAACTCAAGCGAGCACGGGCGGGCGAAAAACCCTGA
- a CDS encoding luciferase family protein — translation MAVDLSALNPRKGPRPATTGMEIPHDQLEAFSPPEIRAELVARGSALPGVYTSRSLVSEPSSLALRLPREDREFEAFLHPSVDEFGHIHRSGFMHLTVPVDAIPALTELGWTEPHPITRRAEFPDSIVMLYAPRDEEELDVATTVLQASYEQAVR, via the coding sequence ATGGCCGTCGATCTGAGCGCTCTGAACCCGCGGAAGGGACCCCGGCCCGCGACGACCGGAATGGAGATCCCGCACGACCAGCTGGAGGCATTCTCCCCGCCGGAGATCCGCGCCGAACTGGTCGCCCGCGGCTCGGCGCTGCCGGGCGTCTACACCAGCCGCAGCCTGGTCTCCGAACCCTCCTCACTGGCCTTGCGCCTGCCCAGGGAGGACCGCGAATTCGAGGCGTTCCTGCACCCGTCCGTCGACGAGTTCGGACACATCCACCGCTCCGGATTCATGCATCTGACGGTGCCGGTGGACGCCATCCCCGCCCTGACGGAACTGGGCTGGACCGAACCGCATCCGATCACCCGGCGAGCCGAATTCCCGGACAGCATCGTGATGTTGTACGCCCCGCGCGACGAAGAAGAGCTGGACGTGGCGACGACGGTCCTGCAGGCCTCGTACGAACAGGCCGTCCGGTAG
- a CDS encoding NADP-dependent oxidoreductase — MRAVTIDDFGATPTVTETAKPEPGPGEILVRVRASSLNGFDGAVIYGVFKDMLEHKFPITLGKDFAGTVEAVGEGVARAAGERVFGVVMKPVVCEGSFAEYVVVADGYGIAALPEAVDFAQAGALGLAGTAAVDVIDAIAPKAGETVLVSGATGGVGAYAVQLAQATGATVLATAKPGEEADFVRGLGAAHVVDYTGDLTAQVRAIAPEGVTTAVHLVGDPLQLADLLAPGGRIASTLGFGPEAAGDRDITVTSVMANPDTATLERLAGAVADGTMKVSLAQTFPLDAVDRAVGAFGAGTVGKIGISVD, encoded by the coding sequence ATGCGCGCAGTGACCATCGACGACTTCGGTGCCACGCCCACCGTCACCGAAACGGCCAAGCCGGAGCCCGGTCCGGGCGAGATCCTGGTCCGGGTCCGTGCCTCGTCCCTCAACGGATTCGACGGGGCCGTCATCTACGGCGTGTTCAAGGACATGCTGGAGCACAAGTTCCCCATCACCCTGGGCAAGGACTTCGCCGGCACCGTCGAGGCGGTCGGCGAGGGCGTGGCACGCGCCGCCGGGGAGCGAGTGTTCGGCGTCGTGATGAAGCCCGTCGTCTGCGAGGGCTCCTTCGCGGAGTACGTCGTCGTCGCCGACGGCTACGGCATCGCGGCCCTCCCCGAGGCCGTGGACTTCGCGCAGGCGGGGGCGCTCGGCCTGGCCGGCACGGCGGCGGTCGACGTGATCGACGCGATCGCCCCGAAGGCCGGCGAGACCGTGCTCGTCTCGGGCGCGACCGGCGGCGTCGGCGCGTACGCCGTGCAGCTCGCCCAGGCCACGGGCGCCACCGTCCTGGCCACCGCCAAGCCCGGCGAGGAGGCCGACTTCGTCCGCGGCCTCGGCGCCGCCCACGTCGTGGACTACACCGGGGACCTCACCGCCCAGGTCCGCGCGATCGCGCCCGAGGGCGTCACCACCGCCGTCCACCTGGTCGGCGACCCCCTGCAGCTGGCCGACCTGCTCGCCCCCGGCGGCCGGATCGCCTCCACCCTGGGCTTCGGCCCGGAGGCAGCCGGGGACCGCGACATCACCGTGACGTCCGTGATGGCCAACCCCGACACCGCGACGCTGGAACGGCTCGCGGGCGCCGTGGCCGACGGCACCATGAAGGTCTCCCTCGCCCAGACCTTCCCGCTCGACGCGGTGGACCGGGCGGTCGGCGCCTTCGGAGCCGGGACGGTGGGCAAGATCGGCATCAGCGTCGACTGA
- a CDS encoding methyltransferase: MDAHAQPDFPRMFEIVTSFWVARAVHAGTVLGLPDLVAEQSRTVDELAELTGTEPRSLYRLLRALTGVGVFRTDEQARYASTPLGDTLRSDLPGSLASFVQLELGDSHHATWGRLVESVRSGEPVFERAVSQPIWEFFESTPVMNEHLGKAMTGLTAMVADAVLDVYDFSPYRRIVDVGGGEGGFLTAILRAHPEVLGTVFDLPHVVANGRPRIAGAGLADRCEMVGGSFFEKVPEGGDLYTMKWVLHDWNDESSIEILKSCRRTMSDDARLLVVEAVVPDGDGFAPGKIIDLNMMVLSGGQERTPDEFQRLLAAAGFTLTRILPTRSPSSVIEAIPIPAT, encoded by the coding sequence ATGGACGCACACGCGCAGCCCGACTTCCCCCGCATGTTCGAGATCGTCACCAGCTTCTGGGTCGCGCGGGCCGTCCACGCCGGCACCGTGCTCGGCCTGCCCGACCTCGTCGCCGAGCAGTCGCGGACGGTGGACGAACTCGCCGAGCTGACCGGAACCGAACCCCGGTCCCTGTACCGGCTGCTGCGCGCCCTGACCGGAGTCGGCGTCTTCCGCACGGACGAGCAGGCCCGGTACGCCTCGACGCCACTCGGCGACACCCTCCGCAGCGACCTGCCCGGCTCGCTGGCCTCCTTCGTCCAGCTGGAACTCGGCGACTCCCACCACGCCACCTGGGGCAGGCTGGTGGAGTCCGTACGCTCGGGCGAGCCGGTCTTCGAGCGGGCGGTCTCCCAGCCGATCTGGGAGTTCTTCGAGTCCACCCCGGTCATGAACGAGCATCTCGGCAAAGCGATGACCGGACTCACCGCGATGGTCGCCGACGCGGTCCTCGATGTGTACGACTTCAGCCCGTACCGCAGGATCGTCGACGTCGGCGGCGGCGAAGGCGGCTTCCTCACCGCCATCCTGCGCGCCCATCCCGAGGTGCTCGGCACCGTCTTCGACCTGCCGCACGTCGTGGCCAACGGCCGGCCCCGGATCGCCGGGGCGGGCCTCGCGGACCGCTGCGAGATGGTCGGCGGCAGCTTCTTCGAGAAGGTCCCCGAGGGCGGCGACCTCTACACGATGAAGTGGGTCCTGCACGACTGGAACGACGAATCGAGCATCGAGATCCTCAAGTCCTGCCGGCGGACCATGTCCGACGACGCCCGGCTGCTCGTCGTCGAGGCGGTCGTCCCCGACGGCGACGGCTTCGCACCCGGCAAGATCATCGACCTCAACATGATGGTGCTGAGCGGCGGCCAGGAACGTACGCCCGACGAATTCCAGCGCCTCCTCGCGGCGGCCGGATTCACCCTCACCCGGATCCTTCCCACTCGCTCGCCGAGCAGCGTGATCGAGGCGATCCCGATCCCCGCGACCTGA
- a CDS encoding 3' terminal RNA ribose 2'-O-methyltransferase Hen1 has protein sequence MFLTITTTGTEERPATNLGFLLHKHPEKAQAFSTSYGTAHVLYPEADAERCTAALLLEVDAVALVRRRKGKGRGGAPDAALAQYVNDRPYAASSLLAVALSGVFSSAMKGTCTARPELPQQVRPLRIEVPALPARGGPDLVRGLFEPLGWTVTVEPVALDVEFPEWGDSRYVRLVLESESLTLAEALRHLYVLLPVLDDAKHYWVSPDEVDKLLRAGEGWLPAHPEQKLITSRYLSRRWSLTRQAMERLELVRLAEADDAEVEEIDNAVEAETETEERPTPLAEQRRDAIIAALGTSGAARVLDLGCGQGQLVQALLKDQRFTEIVGVDVSMRALTIASRRLKLDRMGERQAARVKLFQGSLAYTDNRLKGYDAAVLSEVVEHLDLPRLPALEYAVFGSARPRTVLVTTPNVEYNVRWESLPAGHVRHGDHRFEWTREEFRNWAGAVAERHGYGVEFIPVGPDDPEVGPPTQMAVFRMKTTNEKEAKAA, from the coding sequence GTGTTCCTGACGATCACCACCACCGGCACCGAAGAACGCCCCGCCACCAACCTCGGCTTCCTGCTGCACAAGCATCCCGAGAAAGCGCAGGCGTTCTCCACGTCCTACGGCACGGCGCACGTCCTCTACCCCGAGGCGGACGCCGAGCGCTGCACGGCGGCGCTGTTGCTGGAGGTCGACGCGGTGGCGCTGGTCCGGCGCAGAAAGGGCAAGGGACGGGGCGGCGCGCCCGACGCGGCGCTCGCGCAGTATGTGAACGACCGCCCGTACGCGGCCTCCTCACTGCTCGCGGTGGCCCTGAGCGGCGTGTTCTCCAGCGCGATGAAGGGCACCTGCACCGCACGGCCCGAACTCCCGCAGCAGGTACGTCCGTTGCGCATCGAGGTGCCCGCGCTGCCCGCCCGCGGCGGCCCCGACCTCGTACGAGGTCTCTTCGAGCCGCTCGGGTGGACGGTCACCGTCGAACCCGTGGCCCTGGACGTGGAGTTCCCTGAGTGGGGCGACTCGCGGTACGTCCGTCTCGTGCTGGAGTCAGAGTCGCTCACCCTCGCCGAGGCCCTGCGCCACCTGTACGTCCTGCTGCCCGTCCTCGACGACGCCAAGCACTACTGGGTGTCCCCCGACGAGGTCGACAAGCTGCTGCGGGCGGGTGAGGGCTGGCTGCCCGCGCACCCGGAGCAGAAGCTGATCACCAGCCGGTATCTGTCGCGGCGCTGGTCGCTGACCCGGCAGGCGATGGAGCGGCTGGAGCTGGTGCGGCTGGCCGAGGCGGACGACGCCGAGGTGGAGGAGATCGACAACGCGGTGGAGGCGGAGACCGAGACGGAGGAGCGGCCGACCCCGCTCGCCGAGCAGCGCCGGGACGCCATCATCGCCGCGCTCGGCACGTCCGGCGCCGCCCGCGTGCTCGATCTCGGCTGCGGGCAGGGCCAGTTGGTGCAGGCGCTGCTCAAGGACCAGCGGTTCACCGAGATCGTGGGCGTCGACGTGTCGATGCGGGCGCTCACCATCGCCTCCCGCCGGCTCAAGCTGGACCGCATGGGCGAGCGCCAGGCCGCGCGCGTCAAGCTCTTCCAGGGCTCGCTCGCCTACACCGACAACCGCCTCAAGGGCTACGACGCCGCCGTGCTCAGCGAGGTCGTCGAGCACCTCGACCTGCCACGGCTGCCCGCCCTGGAGTACGCGGTGTTCGGCTCCGCCCGCCCCCGGACGGTCCTCGTGACCACCCCGAACGTCGAGTACAACGTCCGCTGGGAGTCCCTCCCGGCCGGCCACGTCCGGCACGGCGACCACCGCTTCGAGTGGACGCGGGAGGAGTTCCGGAACTGGGCCGGCGCCGTCGCCGAACGACACGGGTACGGCGTGGAGTTCATACCTGTGGGACCCGACGACCCCGAGGTGGGACCGCCCACGCAGATGGCCGTATTCCGTATGAAGACCACGAACGAGAAGGAGGCGAAGGCCGCATGA